A section of the Papio anubis isolate 15944 chromosome 16, Panubis1.0, whole genome shotgun sequence genome encodes:
- the MYL9 gene encoding myosin regulatory light polypeptide 9 isoform X2 codes for MSSKRAKAKTTKKRPQRATSNVFAMFDQSQIQEFKEAFNMIDQNRDGFIDKEDLHDMLASLGFIHEDHLRELLTTMGDRFTDEEVDEMYREAPIDKKGNFNYVEFTRILKHGAKDKDD; via the exons ATGTCCAGCAAGCGGGCCAAAGCCAAGACCACCAAGAAGCGGCCACAGCGGGCCACATCCAATGTCTTCGCAATGTTTGACCAGTCCCAGATCCAGGAGTTTAAGGAGGCTTTCAACATGATTGACCAGAACCGTGATGGCTTCATTGACAAGGAGGACCTGCACGACATGCTGGCCTCGCTGG gtTTCATCCATGAGGACCACCTCCGGGAGCTGCTCACCACCATGGGTGACCGCTTCACAGACGAGGAAGTGGATGAGATGTACCGGGAGGCGCCCATTGATAAGAAAGGAAACTTCAACTACGTGGAGTTCACCCGCATCCTCAAACATGGCGCCAAGGATAAAGACGACTAG
- the MYL9 gene encoding myosin regulatory light polypeptide 9 isoform X1, with amino-acid sequence MSSKRAKAKTTKKRPQRATSNVFAMFDQSQIQEFKEAFNMIDQNRDGFIDKEDLHDMLASLGKNPTDEYLEGMMSEAPGPINFTMFLTMFGEKLNGTDPEDVIRNAFACFDEEASGFIHEDHLRELLTTMGDRFTDEEVDEMYREAPIDKKGNFNYVEFTRILKHGAKDKDD; translated from the exons ATGTCCAGCAAGCGGGCCAAAGCCAAGACCACCAAGAAGCGGCCACAGCGGGCCACATCCAATGTCTTCGCAATGTTTGACCAGTCCCAGATCCAGGAGTTTAAGGAGGCTTTCAACATGATTGACCAGAACCGTGATGGCTTCATTGACAAGGAGGACCTGCACGACATGCTGGCCTCGCTGG GGAAGAACCCCACAGACGAATACCTGGAGGGCATGATGAGCGAGGCCCCGGGGCCCATCAACTTCACCATGTTCCTCACCATGTTTGGGGAGAAGCTGAACGGCACAGACCCCGAGGATGTGATTCGCAACGCTTTTGCCTGCTTCGACGAGGAAGCCTCAG gtTTCATCCATGAGGACCACCTCCGGGAGCTGCTCACCACCATGGGTGACCGCTTCACAGACGAGGAAGTGGATGAGATGTACCGGGAGGCGCCCATTGATAAGAAAGGAAACTTCAACTACGTGGAGTTCACCCGCATCCTCAAACATGGCGCCAAGGATAAAGACGACTAG